One stretch of Halapricum desulfuricans DNA includes these proteins:
- the gyrB gene encoding DNA topoisomerase (ATP-hydrolyzing) subunit B → MSQDSDYGADSIQALEGLEAVRKRPAMYIGSTGLRGLHHLVYEVVDNSIDEALAGHCESIDVTIHEDGSVSVRDDGRGIPVDTHQEYDRPALEVVMTVLHAGGKFDNKSYQVSGGLHGVGVSVVNALSAELVVEVTRNGGVYRERFERGVPQGIERVRDSGSNEGTGTEIRFWPDDEIFETTDFEFSTLSSRLRELAFLNSGVEITLADERDDTSERFYYEGGIREFVEYLNETKAPLHADVIYFEDVESSVHVEVALQATDELQGSIHAFANNINTREGGTHLTGFKTALTRVVNDYATSNDLLKDLDDTLKGEDIREGLTAVISVKHPDPQFEGQTKTKLGNSEVRGIVESAVHEHLGTYFEENPDTAEAIIGKAVEAAKARKAAKKAEELTRRKSALDSTALPGKLADCQTKDPDEAELFIAEGDSAGGSAKQARDPEFQAVLPIRGKILNVEKHRLDRILENEQVRNIITALGTGIGDEFDIDELRYGKIIFATDADVDGAHIRTLLLTLFYRHMRPLLEGGHIYAARPPLYRIRYRGETYDAMTDAERDEIIEEKCNGSPDQVQRFKGLGEMNPQQLWETTMNPENRFLKQITIEDAAAADKMFSVLMGDAVEPRKQFIKEHSPEAEWVDI, encoded by the coding sequence ATGAGTCAGGACAGCGATTACGGGGCGGACTCGATCCAGGCCCTCGAGGGGCTGGAGGCAGTCCGCAAGCGCCCGGCGATGTACATCGGCTCGACCGGGTTACGTGGATTGCACCACCTCGTCTACGAGGTCGTCGACAACTCGATCGACGAGGCACTGGCAGGTCACTGCGAGTCGATCGACGTCACGATCCACGAGGACGGGTCAGTATCGGTTCGCGACGACGGACGCGGGATCCCGGTCGACACCCACCAGGAGTATGACCGGCCGGCACTGGAAGTCGTGATGACAGTCCTTCACGCCGGCGGCAAGTTCGACAACAAGTCCTACCAGGTCTCCGGTGGACTGCACGGCGTCGGCGTCTCGGTCGTGAACGCCCTCTCGGCAGAGCTCGTCGTCGAGGTCACGCGAAACGGCGGCGTCTACCGCGAGCGCTTCGAGCGCGGCGTCCCGCAAGGCATCGAGCGCGTTCGTGACTCCGGATCGAACGAGGGGACCGGAACGGAGATCCGCTTTTGGCCCGACGACGAGATCTTCGAGACGACCGACTTCGAGTTCTCGACGCTGTCGAGTCGCCTTCGGGAGCTGGCCTTCCTGAACTCCGGCGTCGAGATCACGCTGGCCGACGAGCGTGACGACACGAGCGAGCGCTTCTACTACGAGGGCGGCATCCGGGAGTTCGTCGAGTACCTCAACGAGACCAAAGCGCCGCTGCACGCGGACGTCATCTACTTCGAAGACGTCGAATCGAGCGTCCACGTCGAGGTCGCACTGCAGGCGACCGACGAGCTACAGGGTTCGATCCACGCCTTCGCGAACAACATCAACACCCGGGAAGGCGGGACACACCTCACCGGTTTCAAGACCGCGCTGACGCGCGTCGTCAACGATTACGCGACCAGCAACGATCTCCTGAAAGACCTCGACGACACGCTCAAGGGCGAGGACATCCGCGAGGGGCTGACGGCGGTCATCTCGGTCAAGCACCCCGACCCCCAGTTCGAAGGCCAGACGAAGACGAAACTGGGCAACAGCGAGGTTCGAGGGATCGTCGAATCGGCCGTCCACGAACACCTCGGAACGTACTTCGAGGAGAACCCCGACACGGCCGAGGCGATCATCGGCAAGGCAGTCGAGGCCGCGAAGGCCCGCAAGGCCGCCAAGAAGGCCGAAGAACTCACGCGGCGAAAGAGCGCGCTCGATTCGACGGCACTCCCGGGAAAACTGGCCGACTGCCAGACGAAAGATCCCGACGAGGCCGAACTGTTCATCGCCGAGGGAGACAGCGCCGGCGGCAGCGCGAAACAGGCGCGCGACCCCGAGTTCCAGGCCGTGCTTCCGATCCGCGGGAAGATCCTCAACGTCGAGAAACACCGCCTCGACCGGATCCTCGAGAACGAACAGGTCAGAAACATCATCACGGCGCTGGGGACCGGCATCGGCGACGAGTTCGACATCGACGAGTTGCGGTACGGCAAGATCATCTTCGCCACTGACGCCGACGTCGACGGGGCCCACATCAGGACCTTGCTTTTGACGCTCTTCTATCGACACATGCGTCCGCTGCTGGAGGGAGGACACATCTACGCTGCGCGACCGCCGCTGTACCGGATCAGGTATCGCGGCGAGACATACGACGCGATGACCGACGCCGAACGCGACGAGATCATCGAAGAGAAGTGCAACGGCAGTCCCGATCAGGTCCAGCGGTTCAAGGGCCTGGGCGAGATGAACCCCCAGCAGCTCTGGGAGACGACGATGAACCCCGAGAACCGGTTCCTCAAGCAGATCACCATCGAGGACGCCGCAGCGGCGGACAAGATGTTCTCGGTGCTGATGGGTGACGCCGTCGAGCCGCGCAAGCAGTTCATCAAGGAACACTCGCCGGAGGCCGAGTGGGTGGACATATGA
- the gyrA gene encoding DNA gyrase subunit A: MSSDIPDSPDVNAARLEHVRIEDEMEQSYIDYAMSVIAGRALPDVRDGLKPVHRRILYAMHEMGVSSGSSHRKSSSIVGETMGDYHPHGDSAIYDTLVRMAQDFSMRYPLVDGQGNFGSMDGDPPAAMRYTEARMAPMAEELLADLEKDTVDFTSNYDDRLEEPEVLPAAFPNLLVNGSSGIAVGMSTNIPPHNLGEIIDATVHLIDNPDADIADLMEYVKGPDFPTGANIVGKDAIYSAYATGRGRLTVRAEFEIEETESGRDRIVVTELPYQANKARIVERIADDVNEGKIEGVADLRDESDRDGVRVVVECKRGANVEVVKNQLLEHHLESTFGVINLALVDGQPEVLTLKETLQHYIQHRRDVVRRRSEFDLQEAEDRAHILEGRLTAVQNAEDVVELVQEAEDRDAAKAALGERYDFSEAQAEHVVRMQIGSLTSAEAGEIESEYEAVQAEIERLTAILESDKKLDAVIKDELRAIEDEYDDERRTSIVEDTGTVTREDLVPEEDVLVVMTADDYIKRMPADTFDPQRRGGKGIIGGDPKEGDRVTTIFRAHSHDYLLCFTNHGQVYRLKAYEIPEMSRTARGKSAVNLLDLDDDEQITAVVPTDDLDPEESITMATRQGYVKRTPCSAFENILSTGIRAAKLEDGDELVDVEVTDGSTDLVIATEGGMTIRFDESEVREMGRSARGVRGIDLQDDDAVAGLVATEEGDDRALLTVTENGYGKRTSLAEYRCQSRYGKGLIDIKTGDRNGSVVDVKAVVEGDDVVVASETGQIMRCPVGDISKVGRNTMGVVIMDVEDDDSVACLDVLPAETPTDQE, from the coding sequence ATGAGTTCCGACATCCCGGACAGTCCGGACGTAAACGCCGCACGGCTCGAACACGTCCGGATCGAAGACGAGATGGAGCAAAGCTACATCGACTACGCGATGAGCGTCATCGCCGGCCGCGCCCTGCCGGACGTTCGAGACGGCCTCAAGCCCGTCCATCGTCGCATCCTCTATGCGATGCACGAGATGGGCGTCTCGTCGGGGTCGTCTCACCGCAAGTCCTCGTCGATCGTCGGCGAGACGATGGGTGATTATCACCCCCATGGCGACAGCGCGATCTACGACACGCTCGTGCGGATGGCCCAGGACTTCTCGATGCGCTACCCGCTGGTCGACGGCCAGGGGAACTTCGGGTCGATGGACGGCGATCCGCCCGCCGCGATGCGCTACACGGAGGCGCGAATGGCCCCGATGGCCGAGGAGTTGCTGGCCGACCTCGAGAAGGACACCGTCGATTTCACGTCGAACTACGACGATCGACTCGAGGAGCCCGAGGTGTTGCCCGCGGCCTTCCCGAACCTGCTCGTCAACGGGTCGTCGGGGATCGCCGTCGGGATGAGCACGAACATCCCGCCGCACAACCTGGGCGAGATAATCGACGCGACCGTCCATCTCATCGACAATCCCGACGCCGACATCGCGGATCTGATGGAGTACGTCAAGGGGCCCGACTTCCCGACGGGGGCGAACATCGTCGGCAAGGACGCCATCTACTCGGCGTACGCGACCGGCCGCGGACGGCTGACCGTCCGCGCGGAGTTCGAGATCGAAGAGACGGAATCGGGTCGGGACCGGATCGTCGTCACCGAACTCCCCTATCAGGCGAACAAGGCCCGCATCGTCGAGCGGATCGCCGACGACGTCAACGAGGGGAAGATCGAGGGCGTCGCCGACCTCCGCGACGAGTCCGACCGGGACGGGGTCCGGGTCGTCGTCGAGTGCAAGCGCGGCGCGAACGTCGAGGTCGTCAAAAACCAGCTGCTCGAACACCACCTGGAATCGACCTTCGGCGTGATCAACCTCGCGCTGGTCGACGGCCAGCCCGAGGTGCTGACGCTGAAAGAGACCCTCCAGCATTACATCCAGCACCGTCGGGACGTCGTCCGCCGTCGCTCGGAGTTCGATCTACAGGAGGCCGAGGACCGGGCGCACATCCTCGAAGGGCGGCTGACGGCCGTCCAGAACGCCGAAGACGTCGTCGAACTCGTTCAGGAGGCCGAGGACCGAGACGCCGCCAAGGCCGCGCTGGGAGAGCGCTACGACTTCTCGGAGGCGCAAGCGGAACACGTCGTCCGGATGCAGATCGGGTCGCTCACGTCCGCCGAGGCCGGCGAGATCGAAAGCGAGTACGAGGCGGTCCAGGCCGAGATCGAGCGCCTGACGGCGATCCTCGAAAGCGACAAGAAGCTCGACGCAGTGATCAAAGACGAACTGCGGGCGATCGAGGACGAATACGACGACGAGCGCCGGACGTCGATCGTCGAGGACACCGGGACGGTCACCCGCGAGGACCTCGTGCCCGAAGAGGACGTGCTCGTCGTCATGACCGCCGACGATTACATCAAGCGGATGCCCGCGGACACCTTCGATCCCCAGCGCCGCGGCGGCAAGGGGATCATCGGCGGCGATCCCAAAGAGGGCGATCGCGTGACGACGATCTTCCGGGCCCACAGCCACGATTACCTGCTGTGTTTCACAAACCACGGCCAGGTCTACCGGCTGAAAGCCTACGAGATTCCGGAGATGTCCCGGACCGCACGGGGCAAGTCGGCGGTCAACCTGCTGGATCTGGACGACGACGAGCAGATCACGGCGGTCGTCCCGACGGACGACCTCGATCCCGAGGAGTCCATCACGATGGCGACCCGACAGGGGTACGTCAAGCGCACGCCCTGTTCGGCGTTCGAAAACATCCTCTCGACGGGGATCCGCGCCGCAAAGCTCGAGGACGGCGACGAGCTCGTCGACGTCGAGGTGACGGACGGGAGCACTGACCTCGTGATCGCGACCGAGGGCGGGATGACGATCCGGTTCGACGAGAGCGAGGTCAGAGAGATGGGGCGGTCCGCCCGCGGCGTCCGCGGGATCGACCTGCAGGACGACGATGCGGTGGCCGGGCTCGTGGCGACCGAGGAGGGCGACGATCGCGCGCTGCTGACCGTCACGGAAAACGGATACGGCAAGCGAACCTCGCTCGCCGAGTATCGCTGTCAGTCTCGATATGGGAAGGGGCTGATCGACATCAAGACCGGCGATCGAAACGGTTCGGTAGTCGACGTGAAGGCCGTCGTGGAGGGCGACGACGTCGTCGTCGCGAGCGAAACCGGCCAGATCATGCGCTGTCCCGTCGGCGATATTTCGAAGGTCGGTCGGAACACGATGGGAGTCGTTATTATGGACGTCGAGGACGACGACAGCGTCGCGTGTCTGGACGTCCTGCCGGCAGAGACACCCACAGACCAAGAGTAG
- a CDS encoding RNA-guided endonuclease InsQ/TnpB family protein yields MEKRRTVPVKLDVDSDDAALLEETIDEFLWAANYVTRHAFDGEYVTTSKTTLNDDTYDDVRAETRLHSNHVQAARNKAADACKSVVKKWKQGKKASMPHFTSPHLVYDHRTATFHDEYVSLATVDGRIEADYVLPDEKRNTPHAEYLFSDEYETTGAELHYSNGNWMLHIHTKTDVEPDTSAQDATENSTVLGVDLGVNNLAVASTGTFWTGDEFDHWRREYEKRRGDLQEHGTRWAHENMQAVGRKEDGRFKITLHRLSNELVAEARENECSVIAFEDLTDIRERTGASWGHKWAFRRLVEYVEYKAAEYGIDVEQVDPENTSRRCSHCGFTHPDNRDGEAFECLKCGYENHADYNAAKNIGLRYLRRNQTGSGGGAPVGVRLNSGTLNANGGYSPADESARAGVHAESPRL; encoded by the coding sequence ATGGAGAAGCGGCGGACTGTCCCCGTGAAACTCGACGTGGACAGTGACGACGCCGCACTCCTCGAAGAGACCATAGACGAGTTTCTGTGGGCGGCTAACTATGTGACGCGCCACGCGTTCGACGGCGAATACGTCACCACAAGCAAGACCACGCTCAACGACGACACCTACGACGACGTGCGTGCGGAAACTCGTCTACACAGCAACCACGTCCAAGCCGCCCGAAACAAGGCCGCCGACGCCTGCAAAAGCGTGGTCAAAAAGTGGAAACAGGGCAAGAAAGCGTCGATGCCCCACTTCACCAGCCCCCACCTCGTCTACGACCACCGCACCGCCACCTTCCACGACGAGTACGTGTCGTTAGCAACGGTTGATGGTCGCATCGAAGCCGACTACGTGCTCCCTGACGAAAAGCGAAACACGCCCCATGCGGAATACCTTTTCTCGGACGAATACGAAACCACGGGGGCGGAACTACACTACAGCAACGGCAACTGGATGCTTCACATCCACACAAAGACGGACGTGGAGCCTGACACGTCGGCACAGGATGCCACCGAGAACAGCACAGTTCTCGGGGTAGACCTCGGCGTGAACAATCTCGCAGTTGCCTCAACCGGCACGTTTTGGACTGGTGACGAATTTGACCACTGGCGACGTGAGTACGAGAAACGCCGTGGGGACTTGCAGGAACACGGCACGCGGTGGGCACACGAAAATATGCAGGCTGTCGGTCGCAAAGAAGACGGTCGGTTCAAGATAACGCTTCACCGTCTCTCGAACGAGTTGGTGGCTGAAGCCCGCGAGAACGAGTGTTCGGTGATAGCGTTTGAAGACCTGACCGACATTCGGGAACGCACTGGTGCATCGTGGGGCCACAAGTGGGCGTTTCGTCGGCTTGTCGAGTACGTCGAGTACAAGGCCGCCGAGTACGGTATCGACGTGGAACAGGTTGACCCAGAGAACACGTCGCGTCGGTGCTCACACTGTGGGTTCACGCATCCAGATAACCGCGATGGTGAGGCCTTCGAGTGCTTGAAATGCGGCTATGAGAACCACGCGGATTACAACGCGGCGAAGAACATCGGTTTGCGGTATCTCCGCCGGAACCAAACTGGCTCTGGTGGAGGCGCACCCGTAGGCGTGCGCTTGAACAGCGGGACGCTGAACGCGAATGGAGGTTATTCTCCTGCCGACGAGTCGGCCAGAGCGGGAGTCCACGCTGAAAGCCCACGGCTTTAG
- a CDS encoding radical SAM protein, with protein sequence MISKGCEQCAKGGKMVIFVYGYCDQRDCFYCPLGENRKNVTDVYANERKVEEDEDIIREAERMSAMGSSITGGEPQEVMDRTTRYISLLKDEFGDDHHIHLYTGITGGRENMRRLAEAGLDEIRFHPPLEQWGELHGTEWEEILYIAREEGITPAFEIPGIRPETEFLEFIDEGAAEFCNVNEFEMSHGNFRRMQEEGYELREGHMSAVESGREEILDVMGDHEKVYFCTSVFKDAAQHRRRLKRMARNVRRPFDEITDDGTLVYGKATVDPERFEELGVPEEYYTVKSEHVEIAWWLLEEMVDEGDVERGEIVEQYPTVDGTVVERTPVA encoded by the coding sequence ATGATCTCCAAGGGTTGCGAGCAGTGTGCGAAAGGCGGCAAGATGGTGATTTTCGTCTACGGGTACTGCGATCAGCGCGACTGTTTCTACTGCCCCCTTGGGGAGAACCGCAAGAACGTCACCGACGTCTACGCCAACGAGCGGAAAGTCGAGGAGGACGAGGACATCATCCGCGAGGCCGAGCGCATGAGCGCGATGGGGTCCTCGATCACCGGCGGCGAACCACAGGAAGTGATGGACCGGACGACCCGCTACATCTCGCTGCTGAAAGACGAGTTCGGCGATGACCACCACATCCACCTCTATACGGGGATCACCGGCGGTCGGGAGAACATGCGCCGGCTGGCCGAGGCCGGGCTGGACGAGATCCGCTTTCACCCGCCGCTCGAACAGTGGGGAGAGCTGCACGGCACCGAGTGGGAGGAGATCCTCTACATCGCCCGCGAGGAGGGAATCACGCCAGCCTTCGAAATTCCGGGCATCCGGCCTGAGACGGAGTTCCTCGAGTTCATCGACGAGGGAGCCGCCGAGTTCTGCAACGTCAACGAGTTCGAGATGTCTCACGGCAACTTCCGTCGGATGCAAGAGGAGGGCTACGAGCTCCGGGAGGGCCACATGAGTGCCGTCGAGAGCGGCCGCGAGGAGATCCTGGACGTGATGGGCGACCACGAGAAGGTCTACTTCTGTACGTCCGTGTTCAAAGACGCCGCACAACACCGCCGCCGGCTCAAGCGGATGGCCCGCAACGTTCGTCGTCCCTTCGACGAGATCACCGACGACGGGACGCTCGTCTACGGCAAGGCGACAGTCGATCCCGAGCGGTTCGAAGAGCTGGGCGTCCCGGAGGAGTACTATACCGTCAAGTCCGAGCACGTCGAGATCGCCTGGTGGCTCTTAGAGGAGATGGTCGACGAGGGCGACGTCGAACGTGGCGAGATCGTCGAGCAGTATCCGACGGTCGACGGAACCGTTGTTGAGCGGACACCAGTGGCGTAG
- the sugE gene encoding quaternary ammonium compound efflux SMR transporter SugE, protein MSWIVLFVAGLFEIAWAIGLAYSDGLSKPLPTLGTVAALLVSMVLLAHAVQELPVGTAYAVWTGIGAVGTASLGIVLLDEPATLARVAFIGVIVVGIVGLNLTSGGH, encoded by the coding sequence ATGTCCTGGATCGTGCTGTTCGTTGCGGGACTGTTCGAGATCGCGTGGGCGATCGGCCTTGCGTACTCCGACGGGCTCTCGAAGCCGCTCCCGACGCTCGGAACTGTCGCCGCACTGCTCGTCAGTATGGTCCTGCTCGCACACGCCGTCCAGGAGTTGCCCGTCGGGACGGCGTATGCGGTGTGGACCGGAATCGGTGCTGTCGGGACCGCTTCACTCGGAATCGTGCTTCTCGACGAGCCCGCGACGCTCGCCCGCGTCGCCTTCATCGGCGTGATCGTCGTCGGGATCGTCGGTCTCAACCTCACGTCCGGCGGACATTGA
- a CDS encoding DUF5807 family protein — protein sequence MSKRSEFLAGDRPDDVAFFLHEDAVENLDALDDYAEPVESGVVLVLPGENGRNAFQNAAGTDPMELAQAAMGTEGTIEPDLTGGTCPALEDDPESEHTTRVVFAFAEEQNDEVGGIYAEGDVVHAYAVCSCGQRYSQKWVVGER from the coding sequence ATGAGCAAGCGATCCGAGTTCCTGGCCGGCGACCGACCCGACGACGTCGCCTTCTTCCTGCACGAGGACGCCGTCGAGAACCTCGACGCGCTGGACGACTACGCGGAACCCGTCGAGAGCGGCGTCGTCCTCGTTCTCCCGGGAGAGAACGGCCGCAACGCGTTCCAGAACGCCGCCGGCACCGACCCGATGGAACTGGCCCAAGCCGCCATGGGGACTGAGGGGACGATCGAACCGGACCTGACCGGCGGCACCTGTCCCGCTCTCGAGGACGACCCCGAATCGGAGCACACCACGCGTGTCGTGTTCGCGTTCGCCGAGGAACAGAACGACGAGGTCGGCGGGATCTACGCCGAGGGTGACGTCGTCCACGCCTACGCGGTCTGTAGCTGCGGGCAGCGCTACAGCCAGAAGTGGGTCGTCGGCGAGCGATAG
- the glmU gene encoding bifunctional sugar-1-phosphate nucleotidylyltransferase/acetyltransferase: protein MQVVILAAGQGTRMRPLTESRPKPMLPVGDRPLVAHAADAAVDAGASELVIVVGYEAEAVRAYFGGQYRGVPVTFAVQDSQQGTADAVRAASEYLDGSFAVLNGDNLYDPETIETLLSSGPALATRRVADPSNYGVISVEEGRVTGIVEKPDEPPTDRANTGAYVFPATAREWLDVPESERGEYEITDVVARVIEAFDVTPVELNRWLDVGRPWELLEANEWKLGDLERRIDGEVSGDADLRGSVVVEEGATVEPGVVIEGPALVRSGAEVGPNAYIRGATLLGEDAHVGQSVEVKNSVVMADSAVPHLSYVGDSVLGREVNFGAGTNVANLRHDGRDVRITVKGERVSTGRRKFGVVVGDGVKTGINTSLNAGVVLAEGARTEPGESVTRDR from the coding sequence ATGCAAGTCGTCATCCTCGCGGCGGGTCAAGGTACCCGCATGCGACCGCTGACAGAGTCGCGGCCGAAGCCGATGTTGCCAGTGGGGGACCGGCCGCTGGTCGCGCACGCGGCCGACGCGGCCGTCGACGCCGGCGCGAGCGAACTCGTGATCGTCGTCGGCTACGAAGCCGAGGCAGTCCGGGCGTACTTCGGCGGACAGTATCGCGGCGTGCCGGTCACGTTCGCGGTCCAGGACTCCCAGCAGGGGACGGCCGACGCCGTCCGGGCCGCCAGCGAGTACCTCGATGGGTCGTTCGCAGTGCTGAACGGCGACAACCTCTACGATCCGGAGACCATCGAGACGCTGCTGTCGTCCGGGCCGGCACTGGCCACCCGCCGCGTCGCCGATCCGTCGAACTACGGCGTGATCTCGGTCGAGGAGGGGCGCGTGACCGGGATCGTCGAGAAGCCGGACGAGCCGCCGACCGACCGCGCCAACACCGGCGCGTACGTCTTCCCGGCGACGGCTCGCGAGTGGCTGGACGTCCCCGAGAGCGAGCGCGGCGAGTACGAGATCACCGACGTCGTCGCCCGCGTGATCGAGGCGTTCGACGTGACGCCGGTCGAACTGAATCGGTGGCTCGACGTGGGCCGCCCCTGGGAGTTGCTCGAGGCCAACGAGTGGAAACTCGGCGATCTCGAACGGCGGATCGACGGCGAGGTGAGCGGTGACGCCGACCTGCGGGGATCCGTCGTCGTCGAGGAGGGCGCGACCGTCGAACCGGGCGTCGTCATCGAGGGACCAGCGCTGGTTCGCTCCGGCGCGGAAGTGGGTCCGAACGCCTACATTCGCGGGGCGACGCTCCTCGGGGAGGACGCTCACGTGGGCCAGAGCGTCGAGGTAAAGAACAGCGTGGTCATGGCCGACAGCGCGGTGCCGCATCTCTCCTACGTGGGCGACAGCGTCCTCGGTCGCGAGGTGAACTTCGGCGCGGGGACGAACGTCGCGAATCTCCGTCACGACGGGCGAGACGTCCGGATCACGGTCAAAGGCGAGCGCGTCTCGACGGGGCGTCGGAAGTTCGGCGTCGTCGTCGGCGACGGCGTGAAGACGGGTATCAACACGAGCCTGAACGCGGGCGTGGTCCTCGCCGAGGGCGCACGGACGGAACCCGGCGAGTCGGTGACGCGCGATCGATAG
- a CDS encoding glycosyltransferase family 2 protein has translation MELSVVVPTLNGRDRLAGTLDALADAVPEAEVVVVNGPSADGTTGMVREREDVDVLVEIPDRSVTAARNAGFDHASGSVVALVDHGLAVDESWAEAVRTGLAEADVVTGPTHRPRRAGAATETIETRTVAGREVTYFNSGNVAFDRATLDALDGYDEYLEVGGSRDLAHRLADSEFRVEWTQSMAVERTYGADGGEPQRDWRWKYRSLAYRLAKNYGTHPTVFRRLAGHAASDAAGALRDVVRRTTGPSEWLATGRDVLSGAVVGLKDGLSARARDRSRARNPHGTSERAERAVSVYDWR, from the coding sequence ATGGAACTTTCCGTGGTCGTCCCGACGCTCAACGGCCGGGACCGGCTCGCGGGCACGCTCGATGCCCTCGCGGATGCGGTCCCGGAGGCCGAGGTCGTCGTCGTCAACGGTCCGTCGGCCGACGGGACGACCGGGATGGTCCGCGAACGCGAGGACGTGGACGTCCTCGTCGAGATCCCCGACCGATCGGTCACGGCGGCGCGCAACGCCGGCTTCGACCACGCGAGCGGCAGCGTCGTCGCACTCGTCGATCACGGGCTCGCCGTCGACGAGTCGTGGGCCGAGGCAGTCCGAACGGGACTCGCGGAGGCCGACGTCGTCACTGGCCCGACACACCGGCCGCGACGCGCCGGTGCGGCGACGGAGACGATCGAGACCCGGACCGTCGCGGGCCGGGAAGTCACGTACTTCAACAGCGGGAACGTGGCGTTCGATCGGGCCACTCTCGACGCGCTCGACGGCTACGACGAATACCTCGAGGTCGGCGGGTCACGGGACCTGGCCCACCGACTCGCCGACAGCGAGTTCCGCGTCGAGTGGACCCAATCGATGGCCGTCGAGCGGACCTACGGGGCCGACGGCGGCGAGCCACAGCGCGACTGGCGGTGGAAGTACCGGTCGCTCGCCTACCGACTGGCGAAAAACTACGGGACTCATCCCACCGTGTTCCGACGACTGGCCGGTCACGCCGCCAGCGACGCCGCCGGTGCACTCAGAGACGTGGTCCGCCGGACGACCGGACCCTCGGAGTGGCTGGCGACCGGCCGCGACGTGCTTTCGGGGGCAGTCGTGGGGCTCAAAGACGGACTGTCCGCACGGGCGCGTGATCGCTCCCGAGCGCGCAACCCGCACGGCACGAGCGAGCGGGCGGAACGGGCCGTCTCGGTGTACGACTGGCGGTGA
- a CDS encoding carboxymuconolactone decarboxylase family protein — MADEPASLDELPEIPNELAREHPEVWEQYSDLGQACAEAGPIDGETKRLVKLALAVGARSEGAVHSHVRRGLEEGVEPGTLQHVATLSIPTLGFPTAMAARSWIADELE; from the coding sequence ATGGCAGACGAACCTGCGTCCCTTGACGAACTGCCGGAGATTCCGAACGAACTCGCGCGCGAACACCCCGAGGTCTGGGAACAGTACAGCGACCTCGGACAGGCCTGTGCGGAGGCCGGGCCGATCGACGGGGAGACCAAGCGCCTCGTCAAGCTCGCGCTCGCGGTCGGCGCGCGATCGGAAGGTGCCGTCCACTCCCACGTCAGGCGCGGACTCGAGGAAGGCGTCGAGCCCGGGACGTTACAGCACGTCGCGACGCTGTCGATCCCGACGCTCGGGTTCCCGACGGCGATGGCTGCACGGAGCTGGATCGCCGACGAACTCGAGTGA